The following are from one region of the Streptomyces rubrogriseus genome:
- a CDS encoding GNAT family N-acetyltransferase has protein sequence MPYLTRPVLAAGTLSRTPQPTLPTGDGLVLRPWRTEDAPAVHVAFQDPVMHQWHARAADSEEEVRGWITEWQRAWEQERGVQWAVADAADDRLLGRVALREWVLGDGEAEVAYWTTPGARGRGVAARATRTLAQWALDEIGFQRLELLHAVANEASCRVAGKTGFALEGTKRKAVLHPDGWHDMHLHARVRGD, from the coding sequence CTCTCCCGTACCCCGCAGCCCACGCTCCCCACCGGCGACGGGCTGGTGCTGCGCCCCTGGCGCACCGAGGACGCCCCCGCCGTGCACGTGGCCTTCCAGGACCCGGTGATGCACCAGTGGCACGCACGCGCCGCCGACTCCGAGGAGGAGGTGCGGGGCTGGATCACCGAGTGGCAGCGCGCCTGGGAGCAGGAGCGCGGCGTCCAGTGGGCGGTCGCCGACGCGGCGGACGACCGACTGCTCGGCCGGGTCGCGCTGCGCGAATGGGTGCTCGGTGACGGGGAGGCAGAGGTCGCCTACTGGACGACGCCGGGCGCCCGCGGCCGGGGTGTCGCCGCGCGGGCCACGCGGACCCTCGCCCAGTGGGCCCTGGACGAGATCGGCTTCCAGCGCCTGGAACTCCTGCACGCCGTGGCCAACGAGGCATCGTGCCGGGTCGCCGGGAAGACCGGCTTCGCCCTGGAGGGCACCAAGCGCAAGGCCGTCCTCCACCCCGACGGGTGGCACGACATGCACCTGCACGCACGCGTACGCGGCGACTGA
- a CDS encoding siderophore-interacting protein, producing MADRPARKPRKPHTAQVVRTERLTPHMQRVVLGGEGLSAFAADTCTDHYVKLLFPSGGATYPEPFDMERIREDFPREQWPVTRTYTVRHWDAEHREMTLDFVIHGDEGLAGPWAKRVRPGETIHFMGPGGAYAPDPAADWHLLAGDESALPAIARSLEALPDGARAYAFVEVEGPEEEQKIDSDVEVVWLHRAGRPVGQALAEAVRALEFPEGRLHAFVHGEAACVKELRRYLRLEREVPREDLSISGYWRLGHNEDGWQASKREWNARVEAEQEGATAA from the coding sequence ATGGCAGACCGTCCGGCACGCAAGCCGCGCAAGCCGCACACCGCGCAGGTCGTCCGCACCGAGCGGCTGACCCCGCACATGCAGCGCGTGGTGCTCGGCGGCGAGGGACTCTCCGCCTTCGCGGCGGACACCTGCACCGACCACTACGTGAAGCTCCTCTTCCCCTCCGGGGGCGCGACCTACCCGGAGCCCTTCGACATGGAGCGGATCCGCGAGGACTTCCCCCGCGAGCAGTGGCCGGTGACCCGGACGTACACCGTCCGCCACTGGGACGCCGAGCACCGTGAGATGACGCTGGACTTCGTCATCCACGGCGACGAGGGGCTCGCCGGGCCCTGGGCGAAGCGGGTGCGGCCGGGCGAGACGATCCACTTCATGGGCCCCGGCGGCGCCTACGCCCCCGATCCCGCCGCCGACTGGCACCTGCTCGCGGGGGACGAGAGCGCGCTGCCCGCGATCGCCCGCTCCCTGGAGGCGCTGCCCGACGGCGCTCGCGCGTACGCCTTCGTCGAGGTCGAGGGGCCCGAGGAGGAGCAGAAGATCGACTCCGACGTGGAGGTCGTCTGGCTGCACCGCGCCGGCCGTCCGGTCGGGCAGGCTCTGGCCGAGGCCGTGCGCGCGCTGGAGTTCCCCGAGGGCAGGCTGCACGCGTTCGTCCACGGCGAGGCGGCCTGCGTGAAGGAGCTGCGCCGGTACCTCCGCCTGGAGCGCGAGGTCCCCCGCGAGGACCTGTCCATCTCCGGCTACTGGCGGCTCGGCCACAACGAGGACGGCTGGCAGGCCTCCAAGCGCGAGTGGAACGCCCGCGTCGAGGCCGAGCAGGAAGGCGCGACGGCAGCGTAA